From the genome of Miscanthus floridulus cultivar M001 chromosome 10, ASM1932011v1, whole genome shotgun sequence, one region includes:
- the LOC136485611 gene encoding uncharacterized protein, with translation MATALQAAVPRPDSAGEQFLLKDQEANNPDVRRAEDGDRSVPWFTLLGLTILTFNSGMAIVRSQGDAMAIAFVGFSYADLLALFACLRMYERAPAGSSTRGWLKVAVWILTTLLTFAFSSKVAAVMPPTVALLVWLVAFATVAGGFIAFFVYEEKQ, from the coding sequence ATGGCCACCGCTCTTCAAGCTGCCGTCCCCAGGCCAGACAGTGCGGGGGAGCAATTCCTTCTGAAGGATCAGGAGGCGAACAACCCCGACGTCCGCCGCGCCGAAGATGGCGACAGGAGTGTCCCCTGGTTCACCTTGCTGGGTCTCACCATTCTCACCTTCAACTCCGGGATGGCTATCGTCCGGTCGCAAGGAGATGCGATGGCCATTGCCTTCGTCGGGTTTTCCTACGCCGATCTACTCGCACTGTTCGCCTGCCTGAGGATGTACGAGCGAGCACCTGCCGGCTCGTCCACGAGAGGGTGGCTCAAGGTCGCCGTGTGGATCTTGACGACGCTACTCACCTTCGCTTTCTCTTCCAAAGTCGCGGCCGTTATGCCACCCACGGTGGCGCTGCTTGTGTGGCTCGTGGCTTTCGCGACGGTTGCCGGAGGATTCATCGCCTTCTTCGTCTACGAGGAGAAGCAATGA